From the Brassica napus cultivar Da-Ae chromosome A8, Da-Ae, whole genome shotgun sequence genome, one window contains:
- the LOC106359883 gene encoding uncharacterized protein LOC106359883 — MEMGRKWSSGGRSRSKSSEANGCISALYHFFHSHHFYFPSRHHHHQPSFDSPSRYPKGLVAPRNSLELTEESSLSTNYKEKDSLNISVGGKRSNLRALIFDRSSDNCNSPSAKSPNLVARLMGLDLLPDNLDLNISSRKSVRGHRHSESGSGTRSLPESPRVSSARKSDSDVRRLSLQLNRENKHEDSVCRRLKDEENQSPGNNERVITRRLGMDITNLLENRRVRQGQDQIKHRKVRSMSSRKENTLSSSPTFVFKQDNISRQQTKTLTLSKDSKKNLKSVDEQPLRPTNVCKKVCSKSKFSPHSTPNNQHKRRQVISTSRCDHLHKKECKQIPNSSAVSASERPRKQMERAEGPEQKEDGTICFGQMYNYEEKLPQELLSSSSSHSTTISATFSNVGRTKIYFEYLTGMKKLEKEEERVVAEVERHIVDALVLETVKLACV, encoded by the exons ATGGAAATGGGTAGAAAATGGTCCAGTGGAGGCAGATCCAGGAGCAAATCCAGTGAAGCTAATGGCTGTATCTCTGCTCTTTACCACTTTTTTCATTCTCACCATTTTTACTTTCCTTCACGTCATCATCACCACCAACCAAGTTTTGATTCTCCTTCTAGATATCCAAAAG GCTTGGTTGCGCCACGAAACAGCTTGGAGTTAACAGAGGAGTCTTCACTATCAACAAATTACAAGGAAAAAGATAGCTTAAACATCTCT GTTGGCGGGAAAAGGTCAAACCTTAGAGCTCTTATTTTTGATAGATCCTCTGATAACTGCAACTCACCTAGCGCCAAGTCACCAAACCTGGTGGCTAGACTCATGGGTCTTGATCTTCTTCCTGATAACTTGGACCTTAATATATCATCAAGGAAAAGTGTAAGAGGACATAGACACTCTGAGAGCGGGTCAGGGACAAGATCTTTGCCTGAGAGCCCCAGGGTGTCTTCTGCTCGTAAATCAGATTCTGACGTTCGTCGCCTCTCTCTTCAGCTAAACAGAGAGAATAAGCATGAAGACTCTGTGTGTCGGAGGCTGAAAGATGAGGAAAATCAAAGTCCGGGAAATAATGAGAGGGTCATCACTAGAAGACTTGGTATGGATATAACAAACTTGCTTGAGAACAGAAGGGTAAGACAAGGACAAGACCAGATTAAGCATAGGAAAGTGAGAAGCATGTCTTCACGGAAAGAGAACACACTGAGCTCCAGTCCCACATTTGTGTTCAAACAAGATAACATCTCTCGACAACAAACAAAAACGTTGACCCTTTCAAAAGATTCCAAGAAAAACCTCAAAAGCGTAGATGAACAGCCGCTAAGACCTACCAACGTATGCAAGAAAGTGTGTAGTAAATCAAAGTTCTCTCCTCATTCAACACCCAATAACCAACACAAGCGGAGACAAGTCATCTCTACATCAAGATGTGATCATTTACACAAGAAAGAATGCAAGCAAATCCCAAACTCATCAGCTGTCTCTGCCTCAGAACGTCCTCGGAAACAG ATGGAAAGAGCGGAAGGACCGGAACAGAAAGAAGATGGGACGATATGCTTCGGTCAGATGTATAACTACGAGGAGAAGCTTCCTCAAGAACTTCTAAGTTCCAGTTCTTCCCATTCAACCACCATTTCTGCCACCTTCTCCAACGTAGGAAGAACCAAAATCTATTTTGAATATCTTACGGGGATGAAAAAGCTTGAAAAAGAAGAGGAAAGGGTGGTCGCAGAGGTTGAGCGGCATATTGTAGACGCACTCGTGCTAGAAACGGTAAAATTGGCTTGCGTTTGA